One window of Leifsonia sp. AK011 genomic DNA carries:
- the tkt gene encoding transketolase encodes MAALQWDPIDNRAVDTARILAADAVEKVGNGHPGTAMSMAPAAYLLFQKVMRQDPSDTHWIGRDRFILSIGHSSLTQYVQLYLGGYGLELDDIKALRTWGSKTPGHPEYGHTDGVEITTGPLGQGISSAVGFAYAARFERGLFDPDADQGTSPFDHFIYVLAGDGDLQEGVSSEASSLAGHQQLGNLIAIYDSNQISIEDDTNIAFTEDVKARYESYHWHVQTVDWKKTGEYVEDLQALNDAIEAAKGVTDKPSLIILKTIIGWPSPKKQNSGKIHGSALGAEELAAVKEVLGFDPEKTFEVSDEVITHTREAVERGKAAHAEWDKSFDAWASANPERKEMFDRIMRGELPEGVEAALPVFDGGKDVSTRAASGKVIGALGAIIPELWGGSADLAESNLTTIEGGASFIPAEHSTHEWTGNPYGRVLHFGIREHAMGAIINGIVLHGNTRAFGGTFLIFSDYMRPAVRLAALMKVPSIFVWTHDSVALGEDGPTHQPIEQLATLRAIPGLDVVRPGDANETGWAWKTILERRNGPAGIALTRQNIPVFERGDGAAEGDVFASASFVPKGAYVLAEAPGGTPDVIFIATGSEVQLAVAARAELQKEGINARVVSAPCLEWFEEQDAAYRESVLPAAVKARVSVEAGLSLGWSKYVGDAGRSVSIEHFGASADYKTLFTEFGITTEAAVAAAKETLAAVRS; translated from the coding sequence GTGGCCGCTCTCCAATGGGACCCCATCGATAACAGGGCAGTCGACACCGCGAGGATTCTCGCCGCCGACGCCGTTGAGAAAGTGGGGAACGGGCATCCCGGAACCGCGATGAGCATGGCGCCAGCGGCGTACCTGCTCTTCCAGAAGGTGATGCGGCAGGATCCCTCCGACACCCACTGGATCGGTCGCGACCGGTTCATCCTCTCGATCGGGCACAGCTCGCTCACGCAGTACGTGCAGCTCTACCTTGGCGGTTACGGCCTCGAGCTCGACGACATCAAGGCCCTCCGCACCTGGGGCTCCAAGACCCCCGGACACCCGGAGTACGGACACACCGACGGTGTCGAGATCACGACCGGCCCGCTCGGCCAGGGAATCTCGTCGGCAGTCGGCTTCGCCTACGCAGCCCGTTTCGAGCGTGGCCTGTTCGACCCGGATGCCGATCAGGGCACGAGCCCCTTCGACCACTTCATCTACGTGCTCGCGGGCGACGGCGACCTGCAGGAGGGTGTCTCGTCCGAGGCATCGTCGCTCGCCGGTCACCAGCAGCTCGGCAACCTGATCGCGATCTACGACTCCAACCAGATCTCGATCGAGGACGACACGAACATCGCCTTCACCGAGGACGTCAAGGCCCGCTACGAGTCGTACCACTGGCACGTGCAGACCGTCGACTGGAAGAAGACCGGCGAGTACGTCGAGGACCTCCAGGCGCTCAACGACGCCATCGAGGCGGCCAAGGGTGTCACCGACAAGCCGTCGCTCATCATCCTCAAGACGATCATCGGCTGGCCGAGCCCGAAGAAGCAGAACTCGGGCAAGATCCACGGTTCCGCCCTCGGCGCGGAGGAACTGGCAGCCGTCAAGGAGGTTCTCGGATTCGACCCCGAGAAGACCTTCGAGGTCAGCGACGAGGTCATCACCCACACCCGCGAGGCGGTCGAGCGCGGCAAGGCCGCCCACGCCGAGTGGGACAAGTCGTTCGACGCCTGGGCGAGTGCGAACCCCGAGCGCAAGGAGATGTTCGACCGCATCATGCGCGGCGAGCTGCCTGAGGGCGTCGAGGCAGCACTCCCCGTCTTCGACGGCGGCAAGGATGTCTCCACTCGTGCCGCGTCCGGCAAGGTAATCGGTGCCCTCGGCGCCATCATCCCGGAGCTCTGGGGAGGTTCAGCGGACCTCGCAGAGTCGAACCTCACGACGATCGAGGGTGGCGCATCCTTCATCCCGGCCGAGCACTCGACCCACGAGTGGACGGGCAACCCCTACGGCCGCGTCCTCCACTTCGGCATCCGTGAGCACGCCATGGGCGCGATCATCAACGGCATCGTGCTGCACGGAAACACCCGTGCGTTCGGCGGCACGTTCCTGATCTTCAGCGACTACATGCGGCCAGCAGTTCGTCTCGCCGCGCTCATGAAGGTCCCCTCGATCTTCGTCTGGACGCACGACTCGGTCGCGCTCGGCGAGGACGGCCCGACCCACCAGCCGATCGAGCAGCTTGCGACGCTCCGTGCCATCCCCGGCCTCGATGTGGTTCGCCCCGGCGACGCCAACGAGACCGGTTGGGCCTGGAAGACGATCCTCGAGCGCCGCAACGGCCCTGCGGGAATCGCCCTCACGCGCCAGAACATCCCGGTTTTCGAGCGCGGAGATGGCGCGGCAGAGGGCGACGTGTTTGCCTCGGCGAGCTTCGTGCCGAAGGGCGCCTACGTCCTGGCAGAGGCCCCCGGCGGAACTCCCGACGTGATCTTCATCGCAACGGGCTCGGAGGTGCAGCTGGCTGTGGCCGCTCGCGCCGAGCTCCAGAAGGAGGGCATCAACGCCCGCGTCGTATCCGCTCCGTGCCTCGAGTGGTTCGAGGAGCAGGATGCCGCGTACCGCGAGTCCGTCCTCCCCGCAGCCGTCAAGGCTCGCGTGTCCGTCGAGGCGGGTCTCTCGCTCGGCTGGTCCAAGTACGTCGGGGATGCAGGGCGCAGCGTGTCGATCGAGCACTTCGGTGCATCCGCCGACTACAAGACCCTGTTCACCGAGTTCGGAATCACCACGGAAGCAGCCGTGGCCGCAGCCAAGGAGACGCTGGCCGCTGTCCGCAGCTAG
- a CDS encoding SURF1 family protein: MSTGWRFALSRRWLGYLALVVIFAVACVFLSMWQLARRDEARAAIEVVERNWDAQPVSIDRALPELDEFDATEQWLPVTVSGTYLTDEQLLVRGRPMNGAAGFAVLVPFLLDDGSVFVVDRGWVPTGNEQDAPDAVPAPPEGRVTVTARLKPSEPVLAGRSAPEGQLATINLGQVEQLVDRPTYTGAYGVLAQEDPLPAETRPAATVRPEPDEGPHLSYAFQWLVFGVMAFIALAWAVRQEYRARNEDDPDEMARAEKRRAKAAKRSPSDADVEDALLDR; encoded by the coding sequence GTGAGCACGGGGTGGCGGTTCGCACTGTCCCGACGCTGGCTCGGATACCTCGCGCTCGTCGTGATCTTCGCTGTCGCCTGCGTATTCCTTTCGATGTGGCAACTCGCGCGGCGGGACGAGGCACGTGCCGCCATCGAGGTCGTCGAGCGCAACTGGGACGCACAGCCGGTGTCGATCGATCGCGCCCTTCCCGAGTTGGATGAGTTCGATGCCACGGAGCAGTGGCTGCCTGTGACCGTGTCGGGCACCTACCTCACCGACGAGCAACTGCTGGTTCGCGGGCGTCCGATGAACGGCGCTGCGGGATTCGCCGTTCTCGTACCCTTCCTCCTCGATGACGGCAGCGTCTTCGTGGTGGACCGTGGCTGGGTACCCACTGGCAACGAACAAGACGCTCCCGATGCCGTTCCCGCGCCGCCCGAGGGTCGGGTAACGGTCACGGCACGGCTCAAGCCCAGCGAACCCGTGCTCGCCGGCCGCTCGGCGCCGGAGGGTCAACTCGCCACGATCAATCTGGGCCAAGTGGAGCAGCTTGTCGATCGACCCACCTACACAGGTGCCTATGGAGTTCTCGCGCAGGAGGATCCGCTTCCCGCCGAGACGAGGCCAGCGGCCACCGTACGACCCGAACCGGATGAGGGGCCGCACCTCTCGTACGCCTTCCAGTGGCTCGTCTTCGGCGTCATGGCCTTCATCGCGCTTGCATGGGCCGTGCGGCAGGAGTACAGGGCTCGCAACGAGGATGACCCGGACGAAATGGCGCGGGCGGAGAAGCGCCGCGCGAAGGCGGCCAAACGATCTCCGAGCGATGCGGACGTCGAGGACGCACTCCTCGATCGCTGA
- a CDS encoding heme A synthase has product MKAVFARLPSAVDTRIRVFAIATLIAQILIVGTGGAVRLTGSGLGCPTWPRCTDESFVTTPEMGIHGIIEFGNRLLTFVLVLIAIIMFVLVLRIRRERRDLFFLSLFIGLYVPIQAIIGGITVLTNLNPYVVGLHYLASVVLVSLSAVLVFRVFVGPRGDRIALPLWFSALVYATGVLTAMTILVGILVTGSGPHAGDGGAARNGLNPELLQHIHSWPAYATFGATVLLVIGAWRLGQARMLRFAVVLLVVEIVQIAVGLTQARLGLPELLVGIHMVLACCLAAAMTAVVLSLREPRTDPASAPAAVS; this is encoded by the coding sequence GTGAAAGCCGTGTTCGCTCGATTGCCCAGCGCCGTCGACACGCGTATCCGCGTGTTCGCCATTGCCACTCTCATCGCCCAGATTCTGATCGTGGGCACGGGCGGAGCCGTGCGTTTGACCGGGTCAGGGCTGGGATGCCCGACCTGGCCGCGGTGCACGGACGAGTCGTTTGTCACAACGCCCGAGATGGGCATCCACGGAATCATCGAGTTCGGCAACCGACTCCTCACTTTCGTGCTCGTTCTGATCGCGATCATCATGTTCGTACTGGTGCTGCGCATCCGTCGCGAGCGTCGTGACCTGTTCTTTCTGTCCCTGTTCATCGGCCTCTACGTGCCGATCCAGGCGATCATCGGCGGCATTACGGTGCTGACCAACCTCAACCCGTATGTGGTGGGCCTGCACTACCTGGCTTCCGTCGTGCTCGTCTCGCTGTCGGCAGTTCTCGTGTTCCGCGTGTTCGTCGGACCCCGCGGCGACAGGATCGCTCTGCCCCTGTGGTTCTCCGCCCTGGTGTACGCCACGGGCGTGCTCACAGCGATGACGATCCTCGTCGGAATTCTCGTGACGGGCTCCGGGCCGCACGCGGGTGACGGTGGAGCTGCACGCAATGGGCTGAACCCCGAGTTGCTGCAGCACATCCACAGCTGGCCCGCTTATGCGACGTTCGGGGCGACCGTTCTGCTTGTCATCGGCGCATGGCGACTTGGTCAGGCTCGGATGCTGCGCTTCGCGGTCGTCCTGCTCGTCGTCGAGATCGTGCAGATCGCTGTCGGACTCACCCAGGCGCGCCTGGGACTCCCCGAGCTTCTCGTCGGCATCCACATGGTGCTCGCGTGCTGCCTGGCCGCCGCCATGACCGCAGTTGTGCTCTCCCTGCGCGAGCCCCGGACCGATCCCGCCTCCGCGCCAGCCGCAGTGAGCTAG
- a CDS encoding non-heme iron oxygenase ferredoxin subunit: MTAERVCTTAELEVNKPFKVVLDGTAIVIVKDSAGDIHAIGDTCTHGDISLSEGFVEDDSIECWAHGSAFSLKTGKPSNLPAYEPVPVFVVNVDADGVVSIDPHEIVSV, from the coding sequence ATGACCGCGGAACGCGTGTGCACGACGGCAGAGCTCGAGGTCAACAAGCCGTTCAAGGTCGTGCTCGACGGCACGGCAATCGTGATCGTCAAGGACTCTGCCGGTGACATCCACGCCATCGGCGACACGTGCACGCACGGGGACATCTCGCTCTCCGAGGGCTTCGTCGAGGACGACTCGATCGAGTGCTGGGCGCACGGCTCGGCGTTCTCGCTCAAGACCGGCAAGCCATCCAACCTTCCCGCCTACGAGCCCGTGCCGGTGTTCGTGGTGAACGTCGACGCCGATGGCGTCGTCTCCATCGACCCGCACGAGATCGTGTCCGTCTGA
- a CDS encoding metal-sulfur cluster assembly factor: protein MATALAPALFDQVEEALKDVVDPELGVNIVDLGLIYDLSWDDENDALIISMTLTSAGCPLTDVIEEQTAQSLDGIVDAFRINWVWMPPWGPDKITDDGREMMRALGFSI, encoded by the coding sequence ATGGCAACCGCACTCGCACCGGCCCTCTTCGACCAGGTCGAAGAGGCGCTGAAGGACGTCGTTGACCCCGAGCTCGGCGTCAACATCGTCGACCTGGGACTCATCTACGACCTCAGCTGGGATGACGAGAACGATGCGCTCATCATCAGCATGACGCTCACGTCGGCTGGATGCCCCCTCACGGACGTCATCGAGGAGCAGACCGCGCAGTCGCTGGACGGCATCGTCGACGCATTCCGCATCAACTGGGTCTGGATGCCGCCGTGGGGGCCGGACAAGATCACCGACGACGGTCGCGAGATGATGCGCGCCCTCGGCTTCTCGATCTAG
- a CDS encoding ABC-F family ATP-binding cassette domain-containing protein, whose protein sequence is MLSVQDLELRVGARLLMENVSFRVTQGDKIGLVGRNGAGKTTLTKVLAGELPATAGSVTSSGAVGYLPQDPRSGDPEELARTRILNARGLGDLVQGMQEASMGMADDDPAKSAAAMKRYERLTDRFEALGGYAAEAEAASIASNLSLPDRILDQPLKTLSGGQRRRIELARILFSDAEVMILDEPTNHLDADSVVWLREFLKTYQGGFIVISHDVELVGETVNKVFYLDANRQCIDIYNMGWKHYLRQREADEERRKKERVNVEKKATQLQLQAARFGAKASKAAAAHQMVARAEKMLSGLDEVRAVDRVAKLRFPDPVACGRTPLMGHNLSRSYGSLEIFTAVDLAIDRGSKVVVLGLNGAGKTTLLRILAGVDKPDTGSIEGGHGLRIGYYAQEHETIDVKRSVLENMVSASPNITETEARRVLGSFLFTGDDTSKPAGVLSGGEKTRLALAMIVVSGANVLLLDEPTNNLDPASREEILGALASYTGAVVLVSHDEGAVEALNPERVLILPDGVEDHWNKDYADLISLA, encoded by the coding sequence GTGCTTTCTGTACAGGACCTAGAGTTGCGCGTTGGCGCACGCCTCCTCATGGAGAACGTGAGCTTCCGTGTGACCCAGGGCGACAAGATCGGTCTCGTCGGGCGCAATGGCGCCGGCAAGACGACGCTGACCAAGGTACTCGCGGGGGAACTCCCGGCCACTGCCGGATCGGTCACGAGTAGCGGCGCTGTCGGGTATCTTCCTCAAGACCCGCGATCGGGAGACCCCGAGGAACTCGCGCGCACTCGCATCCTGAACGCCCGAGGCCTGGGTGACCTGGTCCAGGGTATGCAGGAGGCGTCGATGGGCATGGCCGACGACGATCCGGCGAAGAGTGCTGCCGCGATGAAGAGGTACGAGCGGCTCACGGACCGGTTCGAGGCACTCGGCGGTTACGCGGCCGAGGCCGAGGCGGCATCCATCGCCAGCAACCTGAGCCTTCCCGACCGAATCCTCGATCAGCCCCTCAAGACGCTCTCCGGCGGACAGCGACGACGCATCGAGCTCGCTCGCATCCTCTTTTCCGATGCCGAGGTCATGATCCTCGACGAGCCCACCAACCACCTCGATGCAGACTCGGTCGTGTGGCTGCGGGAGTTCCTGAAGACGTACCAGGGCGGGTTCATCGTGATCTCCCACGATGTCGAACTTGTGGGGGAGACCGTCAACAAGGTCTTCTACCTCGATGCCAATCGCCAGTGCATCGACATCTACAACATGGGCTGGAAGCACTACCTGAGGCAGCGCGAGGCCGACGAGGAGCGCCGCAAGAAGGAACGCGTCAACGTCGAGAAGAAGGCGACGCAGCTGCAGCTCCAGGCTGCCCGCTTCGGCGCAAAGGCCTCAAAGGCCGCCGCCGCGCACCAGATGGTTGCTCGCGCCGAGAAGATGCTCTCCGGACTCGACGAGGTTCGCGCCGTGGACCGCGTGGCGAAGCTGCGCTTCCCCGACCCGGTCGCGTGCGGACGCACCCCGCTCATGGGACACAACCTCTCGCGTAGCTACGGCTCACTCGAGATCTTCACCGCGGTTGACCTCGCGATCGACCGCGGGTCCAAGGTCGTCGTGCTCGGCCTGAACGGCGCGGGCAAGACCACGCTCCTGCGTATTCTCGCCGGCGTCGACAAGCCAGACACGGGCTCCATCGAAGGTGGCCACGGCCTGCGGATCGGCTACTACGCCCAGGAGCACGAGACGATCGACGTCAAGCGTTCCGTGCTCGAGAACATGGTCTCGGCGAGCCCGAACATCACCGAGACGGAGGCCCGCCGGGTGCTCGGCTCGTTCCTGTTCACGGGGGATGACACCTCCAAGCCCGCGGGAGTTCTGAGCGGTGGCGAGAAGACCCGCCTCGCCCTCGCCATGATCGTGGTCAGCGGAGCGAACGTGCTCCTGCTGGACGAGCCGACCAACAACCTCGACCCCGCGAGCCGCGAGGAGATCCTCGGCGCTCTCGCGAGCTACACGGGAGCGGTCGTACTGGTGAGCCACGACGAGGGCGCTGTGGAGGCGCTCAACCCCGAGCGTGTGCTGATCCTGCCCGACGGCGTCGAGGACCACTGGAACAAGGACTACGCGGACCTGATCAGCCTGGCGTGA
- the sufB gene encoding Fe-S cluster assembly protein SufB: MADVLIDRPELGSLGQYEFGWSDSDAAGATARRGINEDVVRDISALKNEPESMLKTRLAGLRNFFRKPMPTWGADLSGIDFDNIKYFVRSTEKQAQTWEDLPEDIRNTYEKLGIPEAERQRLVSGVAAQYESEVVFHSINAELEAQGVIFMDTDTALREHPEFFEEYFGTVIPAGDNKFAALNTAVWSGGSFVYVPKGVHVEIPLQAYFRINTENMGQFERTLIIADEGSYVHYIEGCTAPIYKSDSLHSAVVEIIVKKNARVRYTTIQNWSNNVYNLVTKRAIAHEGATMEWIDGNIGSKVTMKYPSIYLVGEHAKGETLSVAFAGPGQHQDAGAKMIHMAPYTTSSIVSKSIARGGGRAGYRGEVRVDEKAHHSANTVRCDALLVDTISRSDTYPAIDIRVDDVQLGHEATVSRVSAEQLFYLQSRGMPEDEAMAMIVRGFIEPIARELPMEYALELNKLIEMSMEGSVG, from the coding sequence ATGGCTGACGTACTGATTGATCGCCCTGAGTTGGGCAGTCTCGGCCAATACGAATTCGGTTGGTCCGACTCGGACGCCGCTGGCGCCACGGCGCGACGCGGTATCAACGAAGACGTGGTTCGCGACATCTCCGCTCTGAAGAACGAGCCGGAGTCGATGCTGAAGACCCGACTTGCCGGTCTTCGCAACTTCTTCCGCAAACCAATGCCCACGTGGGGAGCTGATCTCTCGGGCATCGACTTCGACAACATCAAGTACTTCGTGCGCTCCACCGAGAAGCAGGCACAGACGTGGGAGGACCTCCCCGAGGACATCCGCAACACGTACGAGAAGCTCGGTATCCCCGAGGCGGAGCGCCAGCGCCTCGTCTCCGGCGTCGCGGCACAGTACGAGTCCGAGGTCGTGTTCCACTCGATCAACGCCGAGCTCGAGGCTCAGGGCGTGATCTTCATGGACACCGATACGGCGCTCAGGGAGCACCCGGAGTTCTTCGAGGAGTACTTCGGCACCGTCATCCCGGCTGGCGACAACAAGTTCGCCGCGCTCAATACCGCGGTGTGGTCCGGAGGCTCCTTCGTGTACGTGCCGAAGGGTGTCCACGTCGAGATTCCTTTGCAGGCCTACTTCCGCATCAACACGGAGAACATGGGCCAGTTCGAGCGCACGCTCATCATCGCCGACGAGGGCTCGTACGTTCACTACATCGAGGGATGCACGGCACCGATCTACAAGTCGGACTCCTTACACTCCGCGGTCGTCGAGATCATCGTGAAGAAGAACGCCCGCGTTCGCTACACGACCATCCAGAACTGGTCCAACAACGTCTACAACCTCGTGACGAAGCGCGCGATCGCGCACGAGGGCGCGACGATGGAGTGGATCGACGGCAACATCGGATCCAAGGTCACGATGAAGTACCCGTCGATCTACCTCGTCGGTGAGCACGCCAAGGGTGAGACGCTCTCCGTCGCCTTTGCTGGCCCCGGCCAGCACCAGGACGCCGGCGCGAAGATGATCCACATGGCGCCCTACACGACCTCCTCGATCGTCTCGAAATCGATCGCTCGCGGTGGCGGCCGCGCTGGATACCGCGGTGAGGTTCGTGTCGACGAGAAGGCACATCACTCGGCCAACACCGTGCGATGCGACGCGCTTCTGGTCGACACGATCTCGCGATCCGACACCTACCCCGCCATCGACATCCGCGTGGATGACGTACAGCTGGGTCACGAAGCGACGGTCTCGCGCGTGAGCGCAGAGCAGTTGTTCTACCTGCAGTCCCGCGGGATGCCGGAGGACGAGGCCATGGCCATGATCGTCCGCGGGTTCATCGAGCCCATCGCCCGCGAGCTCCCGATGGAGTACGCGCTCGAACTCAACAAGCTCATCGAGATGAGCATGGAAGGCTCTGTCGGCTAG
- a CDS encoding DUF3099 domain-containing protein has protein sequence MEELQSITSLPESPEEERNRRFLNYSIAMGIRFVCVILCFFVHGWWLVLPVIGAVVLPYVAVVVANARMAGPGASVERPGQILPYREPGA, from the coding sequence ATGGAGGAGCTTCAGTCCATCACGAGCCTTCCCGAGTCGCCGGAGGAGGAACGCAATCGGCGCTTCCTGAACTACTCCATCGCGATGGGGATCCGGTTCGTGTGCGTCATCCTGTGCTTCTTCGTGCACGGATGGTGGCTGGTCCTGCCTGTCATCGGCGCAGTGGTTCTGCCCTACGTCGCCGTCGTTGTGGCGAATGCTCGAATGGCCGGACCGGGCGCCTCGGTCGAGCGTCCCGGGCAGATTCTCCCCTACCGGGAGCCGGGCGCGTAG
- the sufD gene encoding Fe-S cluster assembly protein SufD: MSIATTQTPGQHGATAHSDGGWGAVEVPVQTRSERFTSTDPAEFPDVTGLEIDWKLTPVATVRDLIDGSLDGGAYSLQEQPEGSGTVEWIAMDDARIGSAGIPEDKAAANAWSSTERALAVEISGEEPIAIGLDRSGFGDAARAAHTVITAREGSTGHVVLRSSGRATLAENVEIVVEQGASLTVISLQEWDDDSLHLASHFAQVGRDAKLTHIVISLGGAVVRVNPSAHLSGEGSNGELYGLYFADAGQHLEQRVYLHHEAAHTVGRVNYKGALQGEGARTVWVGDVLIGPDATGTDSYEQNRNLVLTGGTRADSIPNLEIETGDILGAGHASATGRFDDEQLFYLQSRGITEPEARRLVVIGFLNEIVQKVGDPALEEYLTGRIIAELGGAA; this comes from the coding sequence ATGTCCATCGCTACTACCCAAACCCCCGGCCAGCACGGAGCTACGGCCCACAGTGACGGAGGGTGGGGCGCCGTAGAGGTGCCCGTACAGACCCGCTCCGAGCGCTTCACCTCAACGGACCCCGCTGAGTTCCCGGATGTCACCGGCCTGGAGATCGACTGGAAGCTCACCCCCGTCGCGACGGTCCGAGACTTGATCGACGGCTCGCTCGACGGAGGCGCCTACTCGCTGCAGGAGCAGCCGGAAGGCAGCGGAACCGTCGAGTGGATCGCGATGGACGACGCGCGGATCGGGAGCGCCGGCATCCCCGAGGACAAAGCAGCAGCCAACGCATGGTCGAGCACCGAGCGCGCCCTCGCCGTGGAGATATCGGGGGAGGAGCCGATCGCGATCGGGCTCGACCGCTCGGGCTTCGGTGACGCCGCCCGCGCCGCCCACACGGTCATCACCGCTCGGGAAGGTTCCACGGGCCACGTGGTTCTCCGCAGTTCGGGCCGGGCCACGCTGGCCGAAAACGTCGAGATCGTCGTCGAGCAGGGCGCATCGCTGACCGTCATCAGCCTCCAGGAGTGGGACGACGACAGCCTCCACCTCGCAAGCCACTTCGCACAGGTGGGGCGGGACGCGAAGCTCACGCACATCGTCATCTCCCTGGGCGGCGCTGTGGTCCGGGTCAACCCGTCGGCCCACCTCAGTGGCGAAGGCTCGAATGGCGAGCTCTACGGCCTGTACTTCGCTGACGCCGGGCAGCACCTCGAGCAGCGCGTCTACCTGCACCACGAGGCCGCGCACACCGTCGGGCGCGTCAACTACAAGGGCGCGCTCCAGGGCGAGGGCGCTCGCACGGTCTGGGTGGGCGACGTCCTCATCGGTCCGGATGCCACGGGCACCGACTCCTACGAGCAGAACCGCAACCTCGTCCTCACCGGCGGGACCCGGGCCGACAGCATCCCGAACCTCGAGATCGAGACGGGTGACATTCTCGGAGCCGGGCACGCGAGCGCCACGGGACGCTTCGACGACGAGCAGCTGTTCTACCTGCAGTCGCGCGGCATCACCGAGCCGGAGGCTCGCCGCCTCGTGGTGATCGGCTTCCTCAACGAGATCGTGCAGAAGGTCGGCGACCCCGCTCTCGAGGAGTACCTCACGGGGCGCATCATCGCGGAGCTCGGGGGCGCAGCATGA
- the sufC gene encoding Fe-S cluster assembly ATPase SufC, whose product MSVLEIKDLHVSVETDQGTRQILKGVDLTLRQGEIHAIMGPNGSGKSTLAYSIAGHPKYTVESGSVLLDGAEVLEMSVDERARAGIFLAMQYPVEIPGVRMTDFLRTAKTALDGEAPAIRTWVKEVNQAMESLRMDKSFGERNVNEGFSGGEKKRHEILQLELLKPKFAVLDETDSGLDVDALKIVSEGVNRAHEANDLGVLLITHYTRILRYIKPDFVHVFVDGRVAEEGGPELAERLEEEGYDRFLQGTGVA is encoded by the coding sequence ATGTCAGTACTGGAAATCAAAGACCTCCACGTCAGCGTCGAGACCGATCAGGGCACGCGCCAGATCCTCAAGGGCGTCGACCTGACCCTCCGACAGGGGGAGATCCACGCGATCATGGGGCCCAACGGCTCCGGCAAGTCGACCCTCGCCTACTCGATCGCGGGACACCCGAAGTACACCGTGGAGAGCGGCTCCGTGCTCCTCGACGGTGCGGAGGTGCTGGAGATGAGTGTCGACGAGCGTGCCCGTGCAGGTATCTTCCTTGCCATGCAGTACCCCGTGGAGATCCCGGGCGTGCGCATGACCGACTTCCTGCGCACCGCGAAGACCGCCCTTGACGGCGAAGCTCCCGCGATCCGCACCTGGGTCAAAGAGGTAAACCAGGCGATGGAGTCCCTCCGAATGGACAAGTCCTTCGGTGAGCGGAACGTCAACGAGGGCTTCTCGGGTGGAGAGAAGAAGCGCCACGAGATCCTCCAGCTCGAGCTGCTCAAGCCGAAGTTCGCCGTGCTTGACGAGACGGACTCCGGTCTCGACGTCGACGCTCTCAAGATCGTGTCAGAGGGCGTGAACCGTGCACACGAGGCCAATGACCTCGGTGTCCTGCTCATTACGCACTACACACGCATCCTCCGCTACATCAAGCCCGACTTCGTGCACGTCTTCGTCGACGGACGCGTCGCTGAAGAGGGTGGCCCGGAGCTCGCCGAGCGTCTCGAGGAGGAAGGCTACGATCGCTTTCTCCAGGGCACGGGCGTAGCGTAG
- a CDS encoding heme o synthase, translating to MDVVLEDRPETGRIGVIRKTKAYIALTKPRVIELLLVTTAPVMILAAQGIPNLWLVLGTLIGGSLSAGSANAFNCYIDRDIDRVMNRTKKRPLVTGELSDREALAFAWITGIVSVLWLGFLVNWLAAALSLAAILFYVFVYTLLLKRRTPQNIVWGGAAGCMPVLIGWAAVTGSLNWTPVILFAIVFLWTPPHYWPLSMRYRADYQSVNVPMLAVVRGRTVVGLQVVLYAWATVACSLLLIPVAGMGLVYSVVAVASGGWFIIESHRLYSTAIRHGNVRPMRVFHASITYLTLVFLAVGIDPLLPF from the coding sequence ATGGACGTCGTGCTCGAAGACCGCCCGGAGACGGGGCGCATCGGCGTCATCCGTAAGACCAAGGCCTACATCGCCCTCACCAAGCCAAGAGTTATCGAGCTCCTGCTCGTCACTACGGCTCCCGTGATGATCCTCGCAGCGCAGGGCATCCCCAACCTCTGGCTCGTTCTCGGCACACTCATCGGTGGTTCGCTCAGCGCTGGTTCGGCCAACGCGTTCAACTGCTACATCGACCGCGACATCGACAGAGTGATGAACCGCACCAAGAAGCGTCCGTTGGTGACGGGGGAGCTGTCCGACCGCGAAGCCCTCGCCTTCGCCTGGATCACGGGGATCGTCTCGGTTCTCTGGCTCGGCTTCCTCGTGAACTGGCTGGCCGCCGCCCTGTCGCTCGCCGCGATCCTGTTCTACGTCTTCGTCTACACTCTCCTGCTCAAGCGCCGCACCCCCCAGAACATCGTCTGGGGTGGAGCAGCGGGATGCATGCCTGTGCTCATCGGATGGGCGGCCGTAACGGGGTCCCTGAACTGGACCCCCGTGATCCTCTTTGCGATCGTCTTCCTCTGGACCCCGCCGCACTACTGGCCCCTCTCGATGAGGTACCGCGCCGACTACCAGTCCGTGAACGTGCCGATGCTCGCCGTCGTCCGAGGACGCACCGTGGTGGGCCTACAGGTCGTTCTCTACGCGTGGGCGACGGTTGCGTGCTCGCTCCTGCTCATCCCGGTTGCGGGCATGGGCCTCGTCTACTCGGTCGTTGCCGTCGCGAGCGGCGGATGGTTCATCATCGAGTCGCACCGTCTGTACTCGACCGCGATCCGGCACGGCAACGTTCGCCCGATGCGCGTGTTCCACGCCTCGATCACATACTTGACGCTCGTCTTCCTCGCAGTCGGGATCGACCCGCTGCTGCCGTTCTAG